In Phocoena phocoena chromosome 3, mPhoPho1.1, whole genome shotgun sequence, a single window of DNA contains:
- the FNDC9 gene encoding fibronectin type III domain-containing protein 9: MNIEVGNVSYTGAIISWSSSEPCLEDYYHIMYRPNWNSIFSGYLRYSFHHEEKVPRTISSVVLEHLTPSTLYFLCISCKKILFPYRHYCTMFHTLDKSPLAAGSSLVDPQISLWVLMAILLACFTAVLAFICLQFWCIRCHEPRWSYRAGLMEEANGLVRWPEEAPGLGQGEEDLQGLPLVEVPRKNSGADAEPEAAAAAEEQDAPNVGALKREGGVHPAALPHFGE; the protein is encoded by the coding sequence ATGAACATCGAGGTTGGGAACGTTTCTTATACGGGAGCCATCATTTCCTGGTCGTCCTCGGAGCCCTGCCTGGAGGACTATTACCATATTATGTATAGGCCCAATTGGAACAGCATCTTCTCTGGCTATCTTCGCTACAGCTTCCACCACGAGGAGAAGGTGCCTCGAACAATCAGCTCCGTGGTGCTGGAACACCTCACCCCTTCCACTCTCTACTTCCTGTGCATCAGCTGCAAGAAGATCCTCTTCCCCTACAGGCACTACTGCACCATGTTCCACACCCTGGATAAGAGTCCACTGGCTGCGGGAAGTTCCCTGGTGGACCCCCAGATCTCCCTTTGggtgctgatggccattctgctgGCCTGCTTCACAGCAGTCTTAGCCTTCATCTGCCTCCAGTTCTGGTGTATCCGTTGCCATGAGCCTCGATGGTCCTACAGAGCCGGCCTCATGGAGGAAGCCAACGGCCTGGTAAGATGGCCAGAGGAGGCCCCGGGTCTGGGTCAGGGGGAGGAAGACCTGCAGGGGCTCCCCCTGGTGGAAGTGCCACGCAAGAACTCCGGAGCTGACGCGGAACCAGAAGCCGCAGCCGCAGCGGAGGAACAGGATGCCCCCAACGTGGGTGCCCTGAAGAGGGAGGGCGGTGTTCATCCTGCCGCACTGCCTCATTTTGGGGAGTga